From Bosea sp. NBC_00550, the proteins below share one genomic window:
- a CDS encoding GFA family protein encodes MAQYQGSCHCGRVAYEVEADLGQTITCNCSYCQRRGSILAFSPASVFTLTKGEDALTEYRFNTQKIQHLFCETCGIESFAKATGPDGTPMVAVNVRCLVGVEPGDLSPTQYDGRSR; translated from the coding sequence ATGGCGCAGTATCAGGGCAGCTGCCATTGCGGACGTGTTGCCTATGAGGTCGAGGCCGATCTCGGGCAGACGATCACCTGCAACTGTTCCTACTGCCAGCGCCGCGGCTCGATTCTCGCCTTCTCGCCGGCCAGCGTCTTCACCCTCACCAAGGGCGAGGATGCGCTGACCGAGTACCGCTTCAACACGCAGAAGATCCAGCACCTGTTCTGCGAGACCTGCGGCATCGAATCCTTCGCCAAGGCGACCGGACCCGACGGCACGCCGATGGTCGCGGTCAATGTGCGCTGCCTCGTTGGCGTCGAGCCGGGCGATCTCTCGCCGACGCAGTACGACGGGCGCTCGCGCTAG
- the cobS gene encoding cobaltochelatase subunit CobS, which translates to MTTTTAPGLPDMKLSVRQTFGIDTDLEVPAYSAADPHVPDFDPDYRFDRDTTIAILAGFAHNRRVMISGYHGTGKSTHIEQVAARLNWPCVRVNLDSHVSRLDLVGKDAIVLKEGKQVTEFQDGILPWALQNNIALVFDEYDAGRPDVMFVIQRVLEQSGKLTLLDQKRVIRPHPAFRMFATANTVGLGDTSGLYHGTQQINQGQMDRWSIVTTLNYLPHDNEVAIVLAKSKHYQKTPDGKDIVNKMVRVADLTRNAFMNGDLSTVMSPRTVITWAENAAIFGDIGFAFRVTFLNKCDEMERTLVAEFYQRSFGKELPESAANVVLS; encoded by the coding sequence ATGACGACGACGACCGCGCCCGGATTGCCCGACATGAAGCTGTCGGTTCGGCAGACTTTCGGGATCGACACGGACCTCGAGGTGCCCGCCTATTCGGCAGCCGATCCGCATGTCCCCGATTTCGACCCGGATTACCGTTTCGACCGCGACACCACGATCGCGATCCTCGCCGGCTTCGCGCATAACCGACGCGTCATGATCTCGGGCTATCACGGCACCGGCAAGTCGACCCATATCGAGCAGGTCGCCGCGCGGCTGAACTGGCCCTGCGTGCGCGTCAACCTCGACAGCCACGTCTCGCGGCTCGACCTCGTCGGCAAGGACGCGATCGTGCTGAAGGAAGGCAAGCAGGTCACGGAATTCCAGGATGGCATCCTGCCCTGGGCCCTGCAGAACAACATCGCGCTTGTCTTCGACGAATACGACGCGGGCCGTCCGGACGTGATGTTCGTGATCCAGCGCGTGCTGGAGCAGTCCGGCAAGCTGACGCTGCTCGACCAGAAGCGCGTCATTCGCCCGCACCCCGCCTTCCGCATGTTCGCCACCGCCAATACGGTCGGCCTCGGCGACACCTCGGGCCTCTATCACGGCACGCAGCAGATCAACCAGGGCCAGATGGACCGCTGGTCGATCGTGACGACGCTGAACTATCTGCCGCATGACAACGAGGTCGCGATCGTCCTGGCGAAGTCGAAGCACTACCAGAAGACGCCTGATGGCAAGGACATCGTCAACAAGATGGTCCGCGTCGCCGATCTCACCCGCAACGCCTTCATGAACGGCGATCTCTCGACCGTGATGAGCCCGCGTACGGTCATCACCTGGGCCGAGAATGCCGCCATCTTCGGCGATATCGGCTTCGCCTTCCGGGTGACGTTCCTCAACAAATGCGACGAGATGGAGCGCACACTGGTGGCCGAGTTCTACCAGCGCTCCTTCGGCAAGGAACTGCCGGAGAGCGCCGCGAACGTGGTGCTGAGCTAA
- a CDS encoding glycosyltransferase family protein, whose protein sequence is MSATILIAVTHLLGSGHLVRAANLARALAGEGFAVTLASGGMPLRAMEREPFAFVQLPPVRTEGVDFRTLLDEAGQPVAPERGAERIALLKAVAAGLRPDVVITEHFPFGRRQLAAEFLALIAAARAANPKALVLSSVRDVLVTPRPDRIAEAQQRLAALFDAVLIHGDADFLPLDRSWPVDARLAAKLLYTGYMAEAPAVAAPIGNGEVLVSGGGSAAAVPLFELAIAAARLGSPQRRWRILVGRAVSEDVFGRLRAEAPAHVVIERVRPDFPALLAGCAISISQAGYNTVLDLVAARRPAIVVPFDAGGETEQAIRAAAMEKAGLARRLRLSGEGALTPDDLAVAVEAGIGAVPPAIGLALDGARNAAAIVKQLLAQRV, encoded by the coding sequence GTGAGCGCTACAATTCTCATCGCGGTGACGCATCTGCTCGGCTCGGGCCATCTGGTGCGCGCGGCCAATCTGGCGCGGGCGCTGGCCGGAGAGGGGTTCGCGGTCACGCTCGCCAGTGGCGGCATGCCGCTGCGGGCGATGGAGCGGGAGCCCTTCGCTTTCGTGCAGTTGCCTCCGGTGCGGACGGAGGGTGTCGACTTCCGCACGCTGCTCGACGAGGCGGGTCAGCCGGTCGCACCGGAGCGTGGGGCGGAACGCATCGCGCTTCTGAAGGCGGTGGCGGCCGGGCTGCGGCCCGATGTCGTGATCACCGAGCATTTTCCGTTCGGCCGCCGACAATTGGCCGCAGAGTTCCTCGCCCTGATCGCCGCGGCGCGAGCGGCCAATCCGAAGGCGCTCGTGCTGTCCTCCGTCCGGGATGTGCTGGTGACGCCGCGCCCCGACCGTATCGCGGAGGCGCAGCAGCGGCTCGCCGCGCTGTTCGATGCCGTGCTGATCCATGGCGATGCGGATTTCCTGCCGCTCGATCGGTCATGGCCGGTCGATGCAAGGCTGGCGGCCAAACTGCTCTACACCGGCTACATGGCGGAGGCGCCGGCCGTCGCCGCGCCGATCGGGAACGGCGAAGTGCTGGTATCGGGCGGGGGCTCCGCGGCGGCCGTGCCCTTGTTCGAACTGGCCATCGCGGCGGCCAGGCTCGGTTCGCCGCAGCGGCGCTGGCGAATCCTGGTCGGACGAGCGGTGAGTGAGGATGTCTTCGGCCGGCTTCGGGCGGAGGCGCCGGCCCATGTCGTGATCGAGCGGGTGAGGCCCGATTTTCCGGCTCTTCTCGCCGGCTGTGCGATTTCGATCAGTCAGGCTGGCTACAATACGGTGCTTGATCTCGTCGCCGCGCGTCGCCCTGCGATCGTGGTGCCGTTCGATGCCGGCGGGGAGACGGAGCAGGCCATCCGGGCCGCGGCAATGGAAAAGGCCGGGCTTGCACGCCGTCTGCGCCTTTCGGGGGAAGGGGCCCTGACGCCGGATGATCTGGCGGTGGCGGTCGAAGCCGGCATCGGCGCCGTGCCGCCGGCAATCGGCCTTGCACTGGATGGAGCGCGCAATGCGGCCGCAATCGTGAAACAGCTTCTGGCGCAGCGCGTTTGA
- a CDS encoding glycosyltransferase, with protein sequence MSTGAVPRVAVAMKGYPRLSETFIAQELLGLQQRGLAFEIWSLRHPTDAAKHLMHGQIAAPVRYLPEYLHEEPGRVARGILNAVSRPGFLRLLPAFLRDLARDRTRNRLRRFGQACVMARELPPDIRHLHVHYLHTPASVIRYAALLRGLGWSFSAHAKDIWTTPDWEKREKIANAAWGVTCTQDGFRELKRLSDQPDKVALVYHGLDIARFPAPGPRSPRDGSDPADPVRFVTIGRAVAKKGFDDLLEALSRLPGPLHWRLTHIGGGEMLKALQERARSLGVADRIVWAGAKAQDEVIAALRDADLFVLPSKQAGDGDRDGLPNVVMEAASQGLPIIATDFAGIPEFVRPGIEGLLVPPGDIDGLAGALMELAGSPQRRAVLGNGAFARLTGSFSAAAGLDRIAARLRASAGESR encoded by the coding sequence ATGAGCACGGGCGCTGTACCGCGTGTCGCGGTGGCGATGAAGGGCTATCCCCGGCTCTCCGAAACGTTCATCGCGCAGGAATTGCTCGGGCTGCAGCAGCGCGGCCTCGCCTTCGAGATCTGGTCGCTGCGGCATCCGACAGACGCCGCCAAGCATCTGATGCACGGCCAGATCGCCGCTCCGGTGCGCTATCTGCCGGAGTATCTGCATGAAGAGCCGGGGCGCGTGGCGCGCGGCATTCTCAATGCCGTCTCGCGTCCTGGCTTCCTGCGGTTGTTGCCGGCCTTCCTGCGCGATCTCGCGCGCGACAGGACGCGCAATCGCCTGCGCCGCTTCGGCCAAGCCTGCGTGATGGCGCGCGAGCTACCACCGGATATCCGGCATCTGCATGTGCATTATCTGCACACGCCGGCCTCGGTGATCCGCTATGCCGCGCTGCTGCGCGGTCTGGGCTGGTCCTTCTCCGCCCATGCCAAGGATATCTGGACGACGCCGGACTGGGAGAAGCGCGAGAAGATCGCGAACGCCGCCTGGGGCGTGACCTGCACGCAAGACGGCTTCCGCGAGCTGAAGCGGCTCTCCGACCAGCCGGACAAGGTCGCGCTCGTCTATCACGGCCTCGACATCGCGCGCTTTCCGGCGCCGGGACCGCGATCCCCGCGCGATGGTTCCGATCCGGCCGATCCGGTGCGCTTCGTTACGATAGGGCGGGCCGTGGCGAAGAAGGGCTTCGACGATCTGCTCGAGGCGCTGTCGCGGCTTCCCGGCCCGCTGCACTGGCGGCTGACCCATATCGGCGGTGGCGAGATGCTGAAGGCGCTGCAGGAAAGGGCGCGCTCGCTCGGCGTCGCCGACAGGATCGTCTGGGCAGGTGCCAAGGCGCAGGACGAGGTCATCGCCGCGCTGCGCGACGCCGATCTCTTCGTCCTGCCCTCGAAGCAGGCGGGGGATGGCGATCGCGACGGCCTGCCCAATGTCGTGATGGAGGCGGCGAGCCAGGGCTTGCCGATAATCGCGACCGATTTCGCCGGCATCCCGGAGTTCGTCCGGCCGGGTATCGAGGGGCTTCTGGTGCCGCCCGGCGATATCGACGGGCTGGCCGGAGCGCTTATGGAGCTGGCCGGCTCGCCGCAGCGGCGCGCGGTGCTGGGGAACGGGGCCTTTGCGCGCCTGACCGGCTCCTTCTCTGCGGCGGCGGGCCTCGACAGGATCGCCGCCCGGCTGCGCGCTTCGGCTGGCGAATCGCGGTGA
- a CDS encoding class I SAM-dependent methyltransferase, which yields MKPEPPCEAFHDLLRGMAALSGNRIVADIARLYGKGAPPDLSIACNHKQIASKQWLVEALAEHYPKPAGPIWVLGAWYGVLGAMLLDDPRLAIDQVVSLDVDPSCAEVAKTLNHRHVGSGRFRAVTADMMTMDFGAQSPAPGLVVNTSCEHLADVPGWVATLPAGLPLVLQSNDYYREPDHRSCVPSLDAFREQAGLAEIWFAGARPTKNYTRFMLIGRR from the coding sequence ATGAAGCCCGAACCGCCTTGCGAGGCCTTCCACGACCTGCTGCGCGGTATGGCTGCGCTGTCCGGCAACCGCATCGTCGCCGATATCGCGCGCCTGTACGGCAAGGGTGCGCCGCCCGATCTTTCGATCGCTTGCAATCACAAGCAGATCGCGTCGAAGCAATGGCTGGTCGAAGCACTGGCCGAGCATTATCCGAAGCCTGCCGGCCCGATCTGGGTGCTCGGGGCCTGGTATGGCGTGCTCGGCGCGATGCTGCTCGACGATCCCAGGCTCGCCATCGATCAGGTGGTGAGCCTCGATGTCGATCCGAGCTGTGCCGAGGTGGCGAAGACCCTGAACCATCGGCACGTCGGTTCCGGACGCTTCCGGGCCGTGACGGCCGACATGATGACGATGGATTTCGGGGCGCAGTCCCCGGCGCCGGGGCTCGTCGTCAATACGAGCTGCGAGCATCTCGCGGATGTGCCTGGCTGGGTCGCGACGCTGCCGGCCGGGTTGCCGCTCGTACTGCAATCGAATGACTATTATCGCGAGCCCGATCACCGTAGCTGCGTGCCCTCGCTCGATGCCTTTCGCGAGCAGGCGGGGCTTGCGGAGATCTGGTTCGCCGGGGCGCGGCCGACGAAGAACTACACGCGTTTCATGCTGATCGGCCGGCGATGA